The following proteins come from a genomic window of Coffea arabica cultivar ET-39 chromosome 11c, Coffea Arabica ET-39 HiFi, whole genome shotgun sequence:
- the LOC113715708 gene encoding uncharacterized protein isoform X2, with protein MVFLSLQFVNGTIALSTTTSSTTILPSFSPILSKVAAATPSFSAASAVQCCSRVCHQVPSAGRPPAPGLQSFHDVKININNNEKGPPSAREPADGDSEKAAVEGSENGSDGVSGIEVPRPRYISISKARLLNAIVSELFDSQLEADHFLHLSKCLDSILLAEHKCILEEMRLDYDLTNSVESEGNVYQGLSNLERKSESNGKNSYAAGSMEEYGVNGFDNKKSDLSSELASLLASFSDNMKTNPMKRVFCRVAVHARFQRSFVQLLSNAEFEELSVRDLLLTSSLNTDYLLTLPIYVDWRRASESNAIIYRRGHATERQKGLLTVEKLDYLQSMLLQRIFFLISRPLGKFGVWLAEVLKRNKQIRDTILWTENLNDWLKKLPFFQQSYLDDIFSSEDELEVDLLTSSDLPIWLAAQRAVTRYEGILSTTGPRGRLLRKLLTWIGLAPSAPEQALDLKSRTIACDSKPYSGPIFLSRITLGDIWRPASLKHCGNDFWKMLKTAISILISQSTLQEPAFKELILLYTKELDGTDTEDKANVPPLELKIYEKIPIPDLPVIFPHKKLSFRILDAVRLDVATLLGLLAFFINYKFEDILSSPSAILLDVITVSALLIYVFRVVLGYKTTRDRYQLLVNRTLYEKTVASGFGSVHFLLDASQQQQYKEAILAYAILLKGENCQMVSARRVGDECEKFIFDVFNEKIEMPIDKAKSTLLRLGLVTETALEDGTILQAVPCSRVAEILRQKWDGLLA; from the exons ATGGTGTTTCTATCATTACAATTCGTCAATGGCACAATTGCTTTGTCAACAACAACCTCATCAACAACAATTCTACCCTCTTTTTCCCCTATTCTGTCCAAAGTTGCTGCTGCTACCCCTTCTTTTTCTGCAGCTTCTGCGGTTCAATGTTGCTCTCGAGTCTGCCACCAAGTACCCTCCGCTGGCCGTCCTCCTGCTCCTGGATTGCAGTCTTTTCATGATGTCAAGATAAACATTAACAACAACGAAAAAGGTCCTCCCAGTGCGAGAGAGCCTGCTGATGGAGATTCAGAGAAGGCAGCAGTAGAAGGGAGTGAGAATGGTAGTGATGGGGTATCGGGAATTGAGGTTCCTAGGCCGAGATACATCTCCATTTCTAAGGCAAGGCTCCTCAACGCCATCGTTTCCGAGTTGTTCGACTCACAACTCGAGGCCGACCACTTTCTTCATCTTTCCAA ATGCTTGGATTCTATACTTCTTGCTGAGCACAAATGCATCTTAGAGGAAATGCGGCTTGACTATGATCTGACGAATTCTGTGGAGAGTGAGGGGAATGTTTACCAAGGTTTATCTAATCTGGAAAGAAAATCTGAATCAAATGGAAAGAATTCTTATGCTGCTGGTAGCATGGAAGAATATGGGGTGAATGGGTTTGACAATAAAAAATCTGATCTTTCTTCTGAGTTGGCTTCTCTATTGGCTTCTTTTTCTGACAATATGAAGACAAATCCCATGAAAAG AGTTTTTTGTAGAGTTGCTGTGCATGCCCGTTTTCAGCGTTCGTTTGTGCAGCTGCTTTCTAATGCCGAGTTTGAAGAATTGTCAGTTCGGGATTTGCTATTGACATCCTCTTTAAATACCGATTACCTTCTCACTTTGCCAATATATGTTGACTGGAGAAGGGCTTCTGAATCAAATGCAATCATTTACAG GCGAGGTCATGCAACTGAGAGGCAGAAAGGATTGTTAACAGTTGAAAAACTGGATTACTTGCAGTCGATGCTGTTACAAagaattttctttcttatatCAAGACCACTGGGGAAGTTTGGTGTATGGTTAGCTGAG GTTCTCAAAAGGAACAAACAGATACGCGATACAATATTGTGGACAGAAAATCTAAatgactggctgaagaaattgCCATTCTTTCAACAATCATATTTGGATGATATATTCTCATCCGAAGATGAGTTGGAAGTTGACCTTCTAACATCCAGTGACCTTCCTATCTGGTTAGCAGCTCAAAGGGCAGTAACTCGTTATGAGGGAATCTTATCAACTACTGGGCCCCGTGGCAGGCTCTTGAGAAAGTTACTTACATGGATTGGACTCGCACCATCGGCCCCAGAACAAGCGCTGGATCTCAAGTCAAGGACCATTGCTTGTGACTCCAAACCTTACTCAGG GCCTATATTCTTGTCAAGGATAACACTTGGTGATATATGGAGACCTGCTTCACTAAAACATTGTGGAAATGATTTCTGGAAGATGCTGAAAACTGCCATTTCCATTCTTATCTCTCAATCAACTCTCCAG GAGCCAGCATTCAAAGAGTTGATTCTGCTCTATACAAAGGAGTTGGATGGAACAGATACTGAAGATAAGGCTAATGTTCCTCCCTTGGAGTTGAAGATTTATGAGAAAATTCCTATACCAGATTTACCA GTTATATTTCCTCACAAGAAGCTTTCTTTCCGCATCCTTGATGCG GTACGCTTGGATGTGGCTACTCTATTGGGACTATTAGCATTCTTCATAAACTACAAGTTTGAGGACATTTTATCTTCCCC ATCGGCTATACTTCTGGATGTAATTACAGTCAGTGCACTTTTAATATATGTTTTTCGTGTGGTCTTGGGTTATAAAACTACCAGGGATCGGTACCAA CTTCTCGTTAACAGGACACTTTATGAGAAAACTGTCGCAAGTGGCTTTGGTTCCGTTCACTTTCTCCTTGATGCTTCTCAACAACAGCAA TACAAGGAAGCCATTCTTGCATATGCAATCCTACTTAAAGGAGAGAATTGCCAG ATGGTTTCTGCAAGGAGGGTTGGAGACGAGTGtgagaaatttatttttgatgttttcaacGAAAAG ATTGAAATGCCAATTGACAAGGCAAAGAGCACGTTGTTGAGGCTTGGACTTGTAACGGAAACAGCTTTGGAAGACGGAACTATACTCCAGGCTGTTCCCTGCTCTAGGGTGGCTGAGATTCTTAGACAAAAATGGGATGGCTTGCTTGCTTAA
- the LOC113715708 gene encoding uncharacterized protein isoform X1, whose protein sequence is MVFLSLQFVNGTIALSTTTSSTTILPSFSPILSKVAAATPSFSAASAVQCCSRVCHQVPSAGRPPAPGLQSFHDVKININNNEKGPPSAREPADGDSEKAAVEGSENGSDGVSGIEVPRPRYISISKARLLNAIVSELFDSQLEADHFLHLSKCLDSILLAEHKCILEEMRLDYDLTNSVESEGNVYQGLSNLERKSESNGKNSYAAGSMEEYGVNGFDNKKSDLSSELASLLASFSDNMKTNPMKRVFCRVAVHARFQRSFVQLLSNAEFEELSVRDLLLTSSLNTDYLLTLPIYVDWRRASESNAIIYRRGHATERQKGLLTVEKLDYLQSMLLQRIFFLISRPLGKFGVWLAEQVLKRNKQIRDTILWTENLNDWLKKLPFFQQSYLDDIFSSEDELEVDLLTSSDLPIWLAAQRAVTRYEGILSTTGPRGRLLRKLLTWIGLAPSAPEQALDLKSRTIACDSKPYSGPIFLSRITLGDIWRPASLKHCGNDFWKMLKTAISILISQSTLQEPAFKELILLYTKELDGTDTEDKANVPPLELKIYEKIPIPDLPVIFPHKKLSFRILDAVRLDVATLLGLLAFFINYKFEDILSSPSAILLDVITVSALLIYVFRVVLGYKTTRDRYQLLVNRTLYEKTVASGFGSVHFLLDASQQQQYKEAILAYAILLKGENCQMVSARRVGDECEKFIFDVFNEKIEMPIDKAKSTLLRLGLVTETALEDGTILQAVPCSRVAEILRQKWDGLLA, encoded by the exons ATGGTGTTTCTATCATTACAATTCGTCAATGGCACAATTGCTTTGTCAACAACAACCTCATCAACAACAATTCTACCCTCTTTTTCCCCTATTCTGTCCAAAGTTGCTGCTGCTACCCCTTCTTTTTCTGCAGCTTCTGCGGTTCAATGTTGCTCTCGAGTCTGCCACCAAGTACCCTCCGCTGGCCGTCCTCCTGCTCCTGGATTGCAGTCTTTTCATGATGTCAAGATAAACATTAACAACAACGAAAAAGGTCCTCCCAGTGCGAGAGAGCCTGCTGATGGAGATTCAGAGAAGGCAGCAGTAGAAGGGAGTGAGAATGGTAGTGATGGGGTATCGGGAATTGAGGTTCCTAGGCCGAGATACATCTCCATTTCTAAGGCAAGGCTCCTCAACGCCATCGTTTCCGAGTTGTTCGACTCACAACTCGAGGCCGACCACTTTCTTCATCTTTCCAA ATGCTTGGATTCTATACTTCTTGCTGAGCACAAATGCATCTTAGAGGAAATGCGGCTTGACTATGATCTGACGAATTCTGTGGAGAGTGAGGGGAATGTTTACCAAGGTTTATCTAATCTGGAAAGAAAATCTGAATCAAATGGAAAGAATTCTTATGCTGCTGGTAGCATGGAAGAATATGGGGTGAATGGGTTTGACAATAAAAAATCTGATCTTTCTTCTGAGTTGGCTTCTCTATTGGCTTCTTTTTCTGACAATATGAAGACAAATCCCATGAAAAG AGTTTTTTGTAGAGTTGCTGTGCATGCCCGTTTTCAGCGTTCGTTTGTGCAGCTGCTTTCTAATGCCGAGTTTGAAGAATTGTCAGTTCGGGATTTGCTATTGACATCCTCTTTAAATACCGATTACCTTCTCACTTTGCCAATATATGTTGACTGGAGAAGGGCTTCTGAATCAAATGCAATCATTTACAG GCGAGGTCATGCAACTGAGAGGCAGAAAGGATTGTTAACAGTTGAAAAACTGGATTACTTGCAGTCGATGCTGTTACAAagaattttctttcttatatCAAGACCACTGGGGAAGTTTGGTGTATGGTTAGCTGAG CAGGTTCTCAAAAGGAACAAACAGATACGCGATACAATATTGTGGACAGAAAATCTAAatgactggctgaagaaattgCCATTCTTTCAACAATCATATTTGGATGATATATTCTCATCCGAAGATGAGTTGGAAGTTGACCTTCTAACATCCAGTGACCTTCCTATCTGGTTAGCAGCTCAAAGGGCAGTAACTCGTTATGAGGGAATCTTATCAACTACTGGGCCCCGTGGCAGGCTCTTGAGAAAGTTACTTACATGGATTGGACTCGCACCATCGGCCCCAGAACAAGCGCTGGATCTCAAGTCAAGGACCATTGCTTGTGACTCCAAACCTTACTCAGG GCCTATATTCTTGTCAAGGATAACACTTGGTGATATATGGAGACCTGCTTCACTAAAACATTGTGGAAATGATTTCTGGAAGATGCTGAAAACTGCCATTTCCATTCTTATCTCTCAATCAACTCTCCAG GAGCCAGCATTCAAAGAGTTGATTCTGCTCTATACAAAGGAGTTGGATGGAACAGATACTGAAGATAAGGCTAATGTTCCTCCCTTGGAGTTGAAGATTTATGAGAAAATTCCTATACCAGATTTACCA GTTATATTTCCTCACAAGAAGCTTTCTTTCCGCATCCTTGATGCG GTACGCTTGGATGTGGCTACTCTATTGGGACTATTAGCATTCTTCATAAACTACAAGTTTGAGGACATTTTATCTTCCCC ATCGGCTATACTTCTGGATGTAATTACAGTCAGTGCACTTTTAATATATGTTTTTCGTGTGGTCTTGGGTTATAAAACTACCAGGGATCGGTACCAA CTTCTCGTTAACAGGACACTTTATGAGAAAACTGTCGCAAGTGGCTTTGGTTCCGTTCACTTTCTCCTTGATGCTTCTCAACAACAGCAA TACAAGGAAGCCATTCTTGCATATGCAATCCTACTTAAAGGAGAGAATTGCCAG ATGGTTTCTGCAAGGAGGGTTGGAGACGAGTGtgagaaatttatttttgatgttttcaacGAAAAG ATTGAAATGCCAATTGACAAGGCAAAGAGCACGTTGTTGAGGCTTGGACTTGTAACGGAAACAGCTTTGGAAGACGGAACTATACTCCAGGCTGTTCCCTGCTCTAGGGTGGCTGAGATTCTTAGACAAAAATGGGATGGCTTGCTTGCTTAA
- the LOC113715708 gene encoding uncharacterized protein isoform X4 translates to MVFLSLQFVNGTIALSTTTSSTTILPSFSPILSKVAAATPSFSAASAVQCCSRVCHQVPSAGRPPAPGLQSFHDVKININNNEKGPPSAREPADGDSEKAAVEGSENGSDGVSGIEVPRPRYISISKARLLNAIVSELFDSQLEADHFLHLSKCLDSILLAEHKCILEEMRLDYDLTNSVESEGNVYQGLSNLERKSESNGKNSYAAGSMEEYGVNGFDNKKSDLSSELASLLASFSDNMKTNPMKRVFCRVAVHARFQRSFVQLLSNAEFEELSVRDLLLTSSLNTDYLLTLPIYVDWRRASESNAIIYRRGHATERQKGLLTVEKLDYLQSMLLQRIFFLISRPLGKFGVWLAEQVLKRNKQIRDTILWTENLNDWLKKLPFFQQSYLDDIFSSEDELEVDLLTSSDLPIWLAAQRAVTRYEGILSTTGPRGRLLRKLLTWIGLAPSAPEQALDLKSRTIACDSKPYSGPIFLSRITLGDIWRPASLKHCGNDFWKMLKTAISILISQSTLQEPAFKELILLYTKELDGTDTEDKANVPPLELKIYEKIPIPDLPVIFPHKKLSFRILDAVRLDVATLLGLLAFFINYKFEDILSSPSTETPCCARNSLAI, encoded by the exons ATGGTGTTTCTATCATTACAATTCGTCAATGGCACAATTGCTTTGTCAACAACAACCTCATCAACAACAATTCTACCCTCTTTTTCCCCTATTCTGTCCAAAGTTGCTGCTGCTACCCCTTCTTTTTCTGCAGCTTCTGCGGTTCAATGTTGCTCTCGAGTCTGCCACCAAGTACCCTCCGCTGGCCGTCCTCCTGCTCCTGGATTGCAGTCTTTTCATGATGTCAAGATAAACATTAACAACAACGAAAAAGGTCCTCCCAGTGCGAGAGAGCCTGCTGATGGAGATTCAGAGAAGGCAGCAGTAGAAGGGAGTGAGAATGGTAGTGATGGGGTATCGGGAATTGAGGTTCCTAGGCCGAGATACATCTCCATTTCTAAGGCAAGGCTCCTCAACGCCATCGTTTCCGAGTTGTTCGACTCACAACTCGAGGCCGACCACTTTCTTCATCTTTCCAA ATGCTTGGATTCTATACTTCTTGCTGAGCACAAATGCATCTTAGAGGAAATGCGGCTTGACTATGATCTGACGAATTCTGTGGAGAGTGAGGGGAATGTTTACCAAGGTTTATCTAATCTGGAAAGAAAATCTGAATCAAATGGAAAGAATTCTTATGCTGCTGGTAGCATGGAAGAATATGGGGTGAATGGGTTTGACAATAAAAAATCTGATCTTTCTTCTGAGTTGGCTTCTCTATTGGCTTCTTTTTCTGACAATATGAAGACAAATCCCATGAAAAG AGTTTTTTGTAGAGTTGCTGTGCATGCCCGTTTTCAGCGTTCGTTTGTGCAGCTGCTTTCTAATGCCGAGTTTGAAGAATTGTCAGTTCGGGATTTGCTATTGACATCCTCTTTAAATACCGATTACCTTCTCACTTTGCCAATATATGTTGACTGGAGAAGGGCTTCTGAATCAAATGCAATCATTTACAG GCGAGGTCATGCAACTGAGAGGCAGAAAGGATTGTTAACAGTTGAAAAACTGGATTACTTGCAGTCGATGCTGTTACAAagaattttctttcttatatCAAGACCACTGGGGAAGTTTGGTGTATGGTTAGCTGAG CAGGTTCTCAAAAGGAACAAACAGATACGCGATACAATATTGTGGACAGAAAATCTAAatgactggctgaagaaattgCCATTCTTTCAACAATCATATTTGGATGATATATTCTCATCCGAAGATGAGTTGGAAGTTGACCTTCTAACATCCAGTGACCTTCCTATCTGGTTAGCAGCTCAAAGGGCAGTAACTCGTTATGAGGGAATCTTATCAACTACTGGGCCCCGTGGCAGGCTCTTGAGAAAGTTACTTACATGGATTGGACTCGCACCATCGGCCCCAGAACAAGCGCTGGATCTCAAGTCAAGGACCATTGCTTGTGACTCCAAACCTTACTCAGG GCCTATATTCTTGTCAAGGATAACACTTGGTGATATATGGAGACCTGCTTCACTAAAACATTGTGGAAATGATTTCTGGAAGATGCTGAAAACTGCCATTTCCATTCTTATCTCTCAATCAACTCTCCAG GAGCCAGCATTCAAAGAGTTGATTCTGCTCTATACAAAGGAGTTGGATGGAACAGATACTGAAGATAAGGCTAATGTTCCTCCCTTGGAGTTGAAGATTTATGAGAAAATTCCTATACCAGATTTACCA GTTATATTTCCTCACAAGAAGCTTTCTTTCCGCATCCTTGATGCG GTACGCTTGGATGTGGCTACTCTATTGGGACTATTAGCATTCTTCATAAACTACAAGTTTGAGGACATTTTATCTTCCCC aTCTACCGAGACTCCTTGTTGTGCAAGGAACAGTCTGGCAATTTGA
- the LOC113715708 gene encoding uncharacterized protein isoform X3 gives MVFLSLQFVNGTIALSTTTSSTTILPSFSPILSKVAAATPSFSAASAVQCCSRVCHQVPSAGRPPAPGLQSFHDVKININNNEKGPPSAREPADGDSEKAAVEGSENGSDGVSGIEVPRPRYISISKARLLNAIVSELFDSQLEADHFLHLSKCLDSILLAEHKCILEEMRLDYDLTNSVESEGNVYQGLSNLERKSESNGKNSYAAGSMEEYGVNGFDNKKSDLSSELASLLASFSDNMKTNPMKRVAVHARFQRSFVQLLSNAEFEELSVRDLLLTSSLNTDYLLTLPIYVDWRRASESNAIIYRRGHATERQKGLLTVEKLDYLQSMLLQRIFFLISRPLGKFGVWLAEQVLKRNKQIRDTILWTENLNDWLKKLPFFQQSYLDDIFSSEDELEVDLLTSSDLPIWLAAQRAVTRYEGILSTTGPRGRLLRKLLTWIGLAPSAPEQALDLKSRTIACDSKPYSGPIFLSRITLGDIWRPASLKHCGNDFWKMLKTAISILISQSTLQEPAFKELILLYTKELDGTDTEDKANVPPLELKIYEKIPIPDLPVIFPHKKLSFRILDAVRLDVATLLGLLAFFINYKFEDILSSPSAILLDVITVSALLIYVFRVVLGYKTTRDRYQLLVNRTLYEKTVASGFGSVHFLLDASQQQQYKEAILAYAILLKGENCQMVSARRVGDECEKFIFDVFNEKIEMPIDKAKSTLLRLGLVTETALEDGTILQAVPCSRVAEILRQKWDGLLA, from the exons ATGGTGTTTCTATCATTACAATTCGTCAATGGCACAATTGCTTTGTCAACAACAACCTCATCAACAACAATTCTACCCTCTTTTTCCCCTATTCTGTCCAAAGTTGCTGCTGCTACCCCTTCTTTTTCTGCAGCTTCTGCGGTTCAATGTTGCTCTCGAGTCTGCCACCAAGTACCCTCCGCTGGCCGTCCTCCTGCTCCTGGATTGCAGTCTTTTCATGATGTCAAGATAAACATTAACAACAACGAAAAAGGTCCTCCCAGTGCGAGAGAGCCTGCTGATGGAGATTCAGAGAAGGCAGCAGTAGAAGGGAGTGAGAATGGTAGTGATGGGGTATCGGGAATTGAGGTTCCTAGGCCGAGATACATCTCCATTTCTAAGGCAAGGCTCCTCAACGCCATCGTTTCCGAGTTGTTCGACTCACAACTCGAGGCCGACCACTTTCTTCATCTTTCCAA ATGCTTGGATTCTATACTTCTTGCTGAGCACAAATGCATCTTAGAGGAAATGCGGCTTGACTATGATCTGACGAATTCTGTGGAGAGTGAGGGGAATGTTTACCAAGGTTTATCTAATCTGGAAAGAAAATCTGAATCAAATGGAAAGAATTCTTATGCTGCTGGTAGCATGGAAGAATATGGGGTGAATGGGTTTGACAATAAAAAATCTGATCTTTCTTCTGAGTTGGCTTCTCTATTGGCTTCTTTTTCTGACAATATGAAGACAAATCCCATGAAAAG AGTTGCTGTGCATGCCCGTTTTCAGCGTTCGTTTGTGCAGCTGCTTTCTAATGCCGAGTTTGAAGAATTGTCAGTTCGGGATTTGCTATTGACATCCTCTTTAAATACCGATTACCTTCTCACTTTGCCAATATATGTTGACTGGAGAAGGGCTTCTGAATCAAATGCAATCATTTACAG GCGAGGTCATGCAACTGAGAGGCAGAAAGGATTGTTAACAGTTGAAAAACTGGATTACTTGCAGTCGATGCTGTTACAAagaattttctttcttatatCAAGACCACTGGGGAAGTTTGGTGTATGGTTAGCTGAG CAGGTTCTCAAAAGGAACAAACAGATACGCGATACAATATTGTGGACAGAAAATCTAAatgactggctgaagaaattgCCATTCTTTCAACAATCATATTTGGATGATATATTCTCATCCGAAGATGAGTTGGAAGTTGACCTTCTAACATCCAGTGACCTTCCTATCTGGTTAGCAGCTCAAAGGGCAGTAACTCGTTATGAGGGAATCTTATCAACTACTGGGCCCCGTGGCAGGCTCTTGAGAAAGTTACTTACATGGATTGGACTCGCACCATCGGCCCCAGAACAAGCGCTGGATCTCAAGTCAAGGACCATTGCTTGTGACTCCAAACCTTACTCAGG GCCTATATTCTTGTCAAGGATAACACTTGGTGATATATGGAGACCTGCTTCACTAAAACATTGTGGAAATGATTTCTGGAAGATGCTGAAAACTGCCATTTCCATTCTTATCTCTCAATCAACTCTCCAG GAGCCAGCATTCAAAGAGTTGATTCTGCTCTATACAAAGGAGTTGGATGGAACAGATACTGAAGATAAGGCTAATGTTCCTCCCTTGGAGTTGAAGATTTATGAGAAAATTCCTATACCAGATTTACCA GTTATATTTCCTCACAAGAAGCTTTCTTTCCGCATCCTTGATGCG GTACGCTTGGATGTGGCTACTCTATTGGGACTATTAGCATTCTTCATAAACTACAAGTTTGAGGACATTTTATCTTCCCC ATCGGCTATACTTCTGGATGTAATTACAGTCAGTGCACTTTTAATATATGTTTTTCGTGTGGTCTTGGGTTATAAAACTACCAGGGATCGGTACCAA CTTCTCGTTAACAGGACACTTTATGAGAAAACTGTCGCAAGTGGCTTTGGTTCCGTTCACTTTCTCCTTGATGCTTCTCAACAACAGCAA TACAAGGAAGCCATTCTTGCATATGCAATCCTACTTAAAGGAGAGAATTGCCAG ATGGTTTCTGCAAGGAGGGTTGGAGACGAGTGtgagaaatttatttttgatgttttcaacGAAAAG ATTGAAATGCCAATTGACAAGGCAAAGAGCACGTTGTTGAGGCTTGGACTTGTAACGGAAACAGCTTTGGAAGACGGAACTATACTCCAGGCTGTTCCCTGCTCTAGGGTGGCTGAGATTCTTAGACAAAAATGGGATGGCTTGCTTGCTTAA